One stretch of Diabrotica undecimpunctata isolate CICGRU chromosome 5, icDiaUnde3, whole genome shotgun sequence DNA includes these proteins:
- the LOC140441060 gene encoding peptidoglycan-recognition protein LB-like isoform X1 — protein sequence MSRFNIFSFLKMLLACCCVLAVTSASSDPVIVSREEWQARAPKSIENMANPVPYVVIHHSYLPPACHNLTDCIKAMHWMQDLHQQTNGWSDLGYNFAVGGDGRAYEGRGWSRVGAHAPFYNSKSIGICIIGDWRVELPPEDQLTTVHQLIQKGVREGYIQKDYKLVGHRQVRAGTECPGERLFQEIHKWQNFCEQPDEVAVRTNNTWFVKTVHDNSRDKEDKDEDTNDNGINRLEKRTV from the exons taaCATCAGCATCTTCAGACCCAGTTATAGTCTCCAGAGAAGAATGGCAAGCCCGCGCTCCTAAATCCATAGAAAATATGGCGAACCCAGTACCTTACGTCGTTATCCATCACAGTTATCTACCACCAGCTTGTCACAATTTAACTGATTGTATCAAAGCTATGCATTGGATGCAAGACCTTCACCAACAAACTAATGGTTGGTCGGACCTTGGCTACAATTTTGCTGTTGGCGGAGATGGTAGAGCTTACGAAGGGAGAGGATGGTCCAGAGTTGGTGCTCATGCTCCCTTTTACAACAGCAAAAGTATTGGAATATGTATCATTGGAGATTGGAGAG ttgaacttccaccaGAAGATCAGCTAACGACAGTTCATCAGCTGATACAAAAAGGAGTAAGAGAAGGATACATCCAGAAGGACTATAAATTGGTTGGCCATAGACAGGTTAGAGCTGGTACCGAATGTCCGGGTGAGAGGCTCTTCCAAGAGATACACAAGTGGCAGAATTTTTGTGAACAACCAGATGAAGTTGCCGTAAGAACAAATAACACTTGGTTCGTTAAAACTGTACATGACAATAGTAGGGATAAGGAAGATAAAGACGAAGACACCAATGACAATGGTATTAATAGGTTAGAAAAAAGAACTGTTTAG
- the LOC140441060 gene encoding peptidoglycan-recognition protein LB-like isoform X2 — protein sequence MENIEQITSASSDPVIVSREEWQARAPKSIENMANPVPYVVIHHSYLPPACHNLTDCIKAMHWMQDLHQQTNGWSDLGYNFAVGGDGRAYEGRGWSRVGAHAPFYNSKSIGICIIGDWRVELPPEDQLTTVHQLIQKGVREGYIQKDYKLVGHRQVRAGTECPGERLFQEIHKWQNFCEQPDEVAVRTNNTWFVKTVHDNSRDKEDKDEDTNDNGINRLEKRTV from the exons taaCATCAGCATCTTCAGACCCAGTTATAGTCTCCAGAGAAGAATGGCAAGCCCGCGCTCCTAAATCCATAGAAAATATGGCGAACCCAGTACCTTACGTCGTTATCCATCACAGTTATCTACCACCAGCTTGTCACAATTTAACTGATTGTATCAAAGCTATGCATTGGATGCAAGACCTTCACCAACAAACTAATGGTTGGTCGGACCTTGGCTACAATTTTGCTGTTGGCGGAGATGGTAGAGCTTACGAAGGGAGAGGATGGTCCAGAGTTGGTGCTCATGCTCCCTTTTACAACAGCAAAAGTATTGGAATATGTATCATTGGAGATTGGAGAG ttgaacttccaccaGAAGATCAGCTAACGACAGTTCATCAGCTGATACAAAAAGGAGTAAGAGAAGGATACATCCAGAAGGACTATAAATTGGTTGGCCATAGACAGGTTAGAGCTGGTACCGAATGTCCGGGTGAGAGGCTCTTCCAAGAGATACACAAGTGGCAGAATTTTTGTGAACAACCAGATGAAGTTGCCGTAAGAACAAATAACACTTGGTTCGTTAAAACTGTACATGACAATAGTAGGGATAAGGAAGATAAAGACGAAGACACCAATGACAATGGTATTAATAGGTTAGAAAAAAGAACTGTTTAG
- the LOC140441060 gene encoding peptidoglycan-recognition protein LB-like isoform X3 yields the protein MVTSASSDPVIVSREEWQARAPKSIENMANPVPYVVIHHSYLPPACHNLTDCIKAMHWMQDLHQQTNGWSDLGYNFAVGGDGRAYEGRGWSRVGAHAPFYNSKSIGICIIGDWRVELPPEDQLTTVHQLIQKGVREGYIQKDYKLVGHRQVRAGTECPGERLFQEIHKWQNFCEQPDEVAVRTNNTWFVKTVHDNSRDKEDKDEDTNDNGINRLEKRTV from the exons taaCATCAGCATCTTCAGACCCAGTTATAGTCTCCAGAGAAGAATGGCAAGCCCGCGCTCCTAAATCCATAGAAAATATGGCGAACCCAGTACCTTACGTCGTTATCCATCACAGTTATCTACCACCAGCTTGTCACAATTTAACTGATTGTATCAAAGCTATGCATTGGATGCAAGACCTTCACCAACAAACTAATGGTTGGTCGGACCTTGGCTACAATTTTGCTGTTGGCGGAGATGGTAGAGCTTACGAAGGGAGAGGATGGTCCAGAGTTGGTGCTCATGCTCCCTTTTACAACAGCAAAAGTATTGGAATATGTATCATTGGAGATTGGAGAG ttgaacttccaccaGAAGATCAGCTAACGACAGTTCATCAGCTGATACAAAAAGGAGTAAGAGAAGGATACATCCAGAAGGACTATAAATTGGTTGGCCATAGACAGGTTAGAGCTGGTACCGAATGTCCGGGTGAGAGGCTCTTCCAAGAGATACACAAGTGGCAGAATTTTTGTGAACAACCAGATGAAGTTGCCGTAAGAACAAATAACACTTGGTTCGTTAAAACTGTACATGACAATAGTAGGGATAAGGAAGATAAAGACGAAGACACCAATGACAATGGTATTAATAGGTTAGAAAAAAGAACTGTTTAG
- the ND-49 gene encoding NADH-ubiquinone oxidoreductase 49 kDa subunit gives MATAIMNTILKKTVELLPSKLFLKNGAALIHTSQKVNAGKWYPDSEWINQFSGPVMYPDEITKNWALQPWNASKAPVEKEVKNVTLNFGPQHPAAHGVLRLVLELDGETVKRSDPHIGLLHRGTEKLIEYKTYTQALPYFDRLDYVSMMCNEQCYSLAIEKLLNIDVPLRAKYIRVLFAELTRILNHIMGIGTHALDVGALTPFFWLFEEREKIMEFYERVSGARMHAAYVRPGGVSLDLPLGLMDDIYEFACKYNERIDEVEDVLTHNRIWVQRTKDIGVISAEDALNYGFSGVMLRGSGIKWDLRKQQPYDAYDQVEFDVPIGTNGDCYDRYLCRIEEMRQSLRIIDQCLNKMPSGEVKTDDAKLTPPSRAEMKTSMEALIHHFKLFTQGYQVPPGETYTAIEAPKGEFGVYLVSDGSSKPYRCKIKAPGFAHLAALDKIGKNHMLADIVAIIGTLDVVFGEIDR, from the exons ATGGCTACAGCAATAATGAATACAATTTTAAAGAAAACTGTGGAATTACTTCcatcaaaattatttttgaaaaatggaGCTGCCCTGATACACACCAG CCAAAAAGTAAATGCTGGTAAATGGTATCCAGATTCAGAATGGATAAACCAATTTTCTGGTCCTGTGATGTATCCAGATGAGATAACCAAGAACTGGGCTCTTCAGCCCTGGAATGCTAGTAAAGCACCAGTAGAGAAAGAAGTTAAAAACGTTACATTAAATTTTGGTCCTCAACATCCTGCTGCTCACGGTGTATTGCGTCTAGTGCTAGAATTAGATGGAGAG ACTGTCAAGAGGTCAGATCCTCACATTGGTCTTCTACATAGAGGCACAGAAAAGCTGATTGAATACAAAACCTACACTCAAGCCTTGCCATACTTCGACAGGTTGGACTATGTCTCTATGATGTGTAATGAACAATGCTACAGCTTAGCAATTGAGAAACTACTTAATATTGATGTACCTTTAAGAGCTAAATATATTAGAG TTCTATTTGCTGAGTTGACTAGGATTTTAAATCACATTATGGGCATCGGAACCCACGCTCTTGATGTAGGAGCCTTGACACCATTCTTCTGGCTCTTCGAAGAGCGTGAAAAGATTATGGAGTTTTATGAAAGAGTTTCTGGAGCTCGTATGcatgctgcatatgttaggccgGGAGGAGTTTCTCTG GATCTTCCCTTGGGTCTGATGGATGATATTTATGAATTTGCTTGCAAATACAATGAACGAATTGATGAAGTAGAAGATGTTCTCACCCATAACAGAATTTGGGTTCAAAGAACCAAAGATATTGGAGTGATTTCTGCTGAAGATGCATTGAATTATGGATTTAG cGGTGTGATGTTGCGAGGTTCCGGTATCAAATGGGATTTACGTAAGCAACAGCCTTACGATGCGTATGATCAAGTTGAATTTGACGTTCCAATCGGTACGAACGGTGACTGCTATGATCGTTATTTGTGCCGTATAGAAGAAATGAGACAGTCTTTGAGAATTATAGATCAATGTCTCAACAAAATGCCTTCCGGGGAAGTAAAAACCGATGACGCAAAGTTAACGCCACCTAGCAGAGCGGAAATGAAG ACATCCATGGAAGCTCTAATCCATCACTTCAAGCTCTTCACCCAGGGATACCAAGTACCTCCTGGCGAGACATACACAGCCATAGAGGCTCCCAAAGGAGAATTCGGTGTGTACCTCGTGTCCGATGGAAGCTCGAAACCATACAGGTGTAAGATTAAGGCTCCAGGATTTGCCCATTTGGCCGCCTTAGACAAAATAGGAAAGAACCATATGTTAGCCGATATTGTCGCCATAATTGGTACTCTTGACGTCGTATTCGGCGAAATCGATCGATag
- the LOC140440517 gene encoding uncharacterized protein, whose product MSRGKKMIDMAIGQKPQTLGSTSNCDPNTVVHVLEDVQLQYQQLGMTPEIGSYIPYPSCTSSVYNVDITPVTSENNFIIIPSQIEKEYIPPVTSESNLIILPSQIEKEYITQVVSENNLIIIPSQIEKDFQTTNILISKDISSSAIQSIEKISHEPSLYSLQAISNTPDETPSVIDNMHAPDESILPLVNSSHQVVPNLPISDDSDTEHNKLVPYSDSDSDSLSEIRKSYKRKKRFQVNKKDWFSEKNKDRRECGKSYFGRQKKEDYYNYMKPKEARSIKPRCTCKIGKYSTLKCETIDENSRKDIFKQFWSFTWGEKKTLVNEWVTTIETMRPRNRNTKEITKRANTFIYHLKVNNEKVKVCRTMFLNTLDLGRWTVKSWKKDFTMQPPSILRRHNQPSKSVVSQPKQSLFQFLDSLPVMEAHYCRATSQKLYLLPEWKSKESLYQFYVNDWCKNQNIKPLSIALFSNEFEGKNFALFRPKKDQCEKCTCYKVGTITEEQHRDHIEKVNQAREEKDKDKKGENYVFAVDLQAVLMAPKSNVSTLYYKTKLQVHNLCFFNLKNKEGNCFIWNEVEGGLNAEEFVSIWVDFLENNVISNIAKDKNITIILYSDGCTYQNRNCILSNALLNIVLTHTNITIEQKFLEVDHTQMEVDSMHSTIERQLKNKIINIPAEYISIVKHARKLPAPYVVKYLEHTYFKKFEKIQFFKSIRPGRSKGDPKVTDIRALRYESNGSILYKTFYKDKWQPLPQRRSSRFYSCKTSDLTQLHQNRRKITLRKFEDLQEIKKTLPSDYHKYYDDLPHE is encoded by the coding sequence ATGTCTCGAGGGAAAAAAATGATAGATATGGCTATAGGTCAAAAACCACAAACTCTAGGTTCAACGTCAAATTGTGACCCAAATACAGTAGTACACGTTTTAGAAGATGTTCAGTTACAGTATCAACAATTAGGGATGACACCAGAAATTGGTTCTTACATTCCTTACCCTAGCTGTACAAGCTCAGTTTATAATGTTGACATTACTCCAGTTACGagtgaaaataattttattataataccGTCACAAATTGAAAAAGAATATATTCCTCCAGTTACTAGTGAAAGTAATTTGATTATACTACCGTCACAAATTGAAAAAGAATACATTACTCAAGTTGTGAgtgaaaataatttgattataataCCGTCACAAATTGAAAAAGATTTTCAAACCACTAATATTTTGATTTCAAAGGATATAAGTAGTTCAGCAATTCAATCAATTGAAAAAATAAGTCATGAACCAAGCCTATATTCACTTCAAGCTATTTCTAATACTCCAGATGAAACGCCAAGCGTTATAGACAATATGCACGCTCCGGATGAAAGCATACTACCTCTTGTTAATTCCAGTCATCAAGTTGTACCCAATTTACCTATATCAGATGACAGTGATACAGAACATAATAAACTTGTGCCTTATTCTGATTCTGACTCAGACTCGCTTTCTGAAATAAGAAAAAGTTATAAACGAAAGAAACGGTTTCAAGTCAATAAAAAAGATTGGTTTTCGGAAAAGAATAAAGACAGAAGAGAATGTGGTAAAAGCTATTTtggaagacaaaagaaagaagaCTACTATAATTACATGAAACCAAAAGAGGCTCGTTCCATCAAACCAAGATGCACTTGTAAAATCGGAAAGTACAGTACTTTAAAATGTGAAACCATCGACGAAAATTCAAGAAaggatatttttaaacaattttggagTTTTACTTGGGGAGAAAAAAAAACCCTCGTCAACGAATGGGTAACCACTATTGAGACAATGCGACCACGAAATCGGAATACCAAAGAGATAACAAAGAGggctaatacatttatttatcatttaaaagttaataatgaaaaggTTAAGGTATGTCGAACGATGTTTTTGAACACTTTAGATCTAGGAAGGTGGACTGTAAAATCCTGGAAAAAGGACTTCACAATGCAACCTCCTAGTATATTGAGGCGTCACAATCAACCATCTAAATCGGTGGTTTCGCAACCCAAACAATCATTATTTCAATTTTTGGATTCTCTTCCTGTAATGGAAGCGCATTATTGTCGAGCAACATCTCAAAAGTTATATTTATTGCCAGAATGGAAATCGAAAGAAAGTCTTTATCAGTTTTACGTTAACGATTGGtgcaaaaaccaaaatataaaaCCTCTTTCCATAGCCTTGTTTTCAAATGAATTTGAAGGCAAAAATTTTGCACTATTCAGACCTAAAAAAGACCAGTGCGAAAAATGCACCTGTTATAAAGTAGGGACAATTACAGAAGAACAACACAGAGACCATATTGAGAAAGTGAACCAGGCCAgagaagaaaaagataaagacAAAAAGGGAGAAAACTATGTCTTTGCCGTTGATTTGCAGGCAGTGTTAATGGCACCTAAATCGAATGTTAGTACACTGTATTACAAGACTAAGCTACAAGTTCACAATCtttgcttttttaatttaaaaaacaaagaggGCAATTGTTTTATTTGGAATGAAGTAGAAGGCGGACTCAATGCTGAAGAATTTGTTTCTATTTGGGTAGACTTTTTAGAAAACAATGTAATATCTAATATTgctaaagataaaaatataacaattatACTTTATAGTGACGGGTGTACATACCAAAATCGAAATTGTATTTTATCCAATGCTcttttaaatattgtattaacGCATACAAATATTACTAttgaacaaaaatttttagaAGTAGATCACACCCAAATGGAGGTGGATTCTATGCATTCCACGATAGAACGTCagcttaaaaataaaatcataaacaTACCAGCTGAATACATTTCTATTGTTAAACATGCCCGAAAATTACCAGCCCCATATGTTGTAAAATATTTGGAACACACttactttaaaaaatttgaaaaaatacaattttttaaaagcattcgTCCAGGAAGATCTAAAGGAGATCCTAAGGTGACCGACATTCGAGCTTTACGTTATGAAAGCAATGGATCCATTCTCTATAAAACTTTTTATAAGGATAAATGGCAACCTTTACCACAAAGAAGATCTTCACGATTTTATTCTTGTAAGACTAGTGATTTAACGCAATTGCACCAAAATCGACGTAAAATCACTCTCCGGAAGTTTGAAGACCTGCAGGAAATCAAAAAGACTCTTCCATCTGACTATCATAAATATTATGATGATTTACCTCATGAGTAG